A single region of the Chryseobacterium sp. 6424 genome encodes:
- the cysS gene encoding cysteine--tRNA ligase codes for MQLKIYNSLSAEKEIFSPIHENHVGMYVCGPTVYSNVHLGNVRTFMSFDFIYRTLQHLGYKVRYVRNITDAGHLTDDGDVDNDRFVKQSRLEKLEPMEIVQKYTVDFHKVLDAFNLLPPTIEPTATGHIVEQIELTQKLINSGFAYESNGSVYFDVQEYNSRGLNYGELSRRNIEELFANTRDLDGQHEKKNPQDFALWKSASPAHIMRWNSPWGEGFPGWHLECTAMSTKYLGEKFDIHGGGMDLKFPHHECEVAQGKACNGTEPVNYWMHANMLTMNGQRMSKSTGNYILPMELVSGNNDFFEKPFHPSIVRFNFMQAHYRSVLDISNEAMVASEKGFQRLMEAMKLLQDFRFPFSASGSFDLQGWRKKCYDALTDDFNSPILISHLFEAVNVIFRLEDGKETITEADFTELQSLMQSFVYEVLGLRNVEENNNEKLDQTLKVLIELRNQARKAKNFELSDQIRDRLLAEGIELKDGRDGTTYSII; via the coding sequence ATGCAGCTTAAAATATACAACTCGCTTTCCGCAGAAAAAGAAATATTCAGTCCAATTCATGAAAACCATGTGGGGATGTACGTCTGTGGACCTACCGTGTACAGCAATGTGCATTTGGGGAATGTGCGTACCTTTATGTCTTTCGATTTCATCTACCGCACACTTCAGCATCTCGGCTATAAAGTAAGGTATGTAAGAAACATTACCGATGCCGGCCATCTTACCGATGATGGCGACGTAGATAACGACCGGTTTGTAAAACAGTCCCGCCTCGAGAAACTTGAACCGATGGAGATTGTGCAGAAGTACACCGTAGATTTCCATAAGGTATTGGATGCCTTTAATCTGCTTCCGCCAACCATTGAGCCTACCGCGACCGGCCATATCGTAGAACAGATCGAACTTACACAGAAACTCATCAATAGCGGTTTTGCTTATGAAAGCAATGGTTCAGTGTATTTCGATGTACAGGAATATAACAGCCGGGGACTTAACTACGGCGAACTTTCGCGTAGGAATATTGAAGAACTCTTTGCCAACACCCGCGACCTCGATGGGCAGCATGAGAAGAAAAACCCTCAGGATTTCGCACTGTGGAAATCGGCGTCGCCCGCGCATATCATGCGCTGGAATTCACCTTGGGGAGAAGGTTTCCCAGGTTGGCATCTGGAGTGTACTGCCATGTCAACTAAGTATTTAGGTGAAAAATTCGACATTCATGGCGGTGGTATGGATCTTAAGTTCCCACATCATGAATGTGAGGTTGCCCAAGGCAAAGCCTGTAATGGCACCGAGCCGGTAAATTACTGGATGCATGCTAATATGCTGACAATGAACGGGCAACGTATGAGTAAATCTACCGGAAATTACATCTTGCCTATGGAATTGGTTTCCGGAAATAATGATTTCTTTGAAAAGCCTTTTCACCCGAGTATCGTAAGATTCAATTTTATGCAGGCACATTACCGCAGCGTACTCGATATTTCCAATGAAGCCATGGTAGCCAGCGAAAAAGGTTTCCAGCGACTGATGGAGGCGATGAAATTGCTGCAGGATTTTAGATTTCCCTTCTCTGCGTCAGGTAGTTTCGACTTGCAAGGCTGGCGAAAAAAATGTTATGACGCGCTAACGGATGACTTTAATTCACCCATTTTAATTTCTCATCTTTTTGAGGCGGTAAATGTGATCTTCCGACTTGAGGATGGAAAAGAAACCATTACAGAGGCTGATTTTACTGAACTACAATCGTTGATGCAATCCTTTGTATATGAAGTGCTTGGGCTTCGAAATGTGGAAGAAAATAACAATGAAAAGCTCGATCAGACATTAAAGGTCCTCATAGAGCTAAGAAATCAAGCACGTAAAGCCAAAAACTTTGAACTTTCAGACCAAATCCGAGACCGCCTGCTGGCAGAAGGGATTGAACTGAAAGATGGACGCGATGGCACTACTTATTCAATAATTTAA
- the folE gene encoding GTP cyclohydrolase I FolE, whose translation MNHDIDNDDDVFTGNNHTPMRSDAFDKSPEEKVEIIEHHFYKIMETLGMDMADDSLKDSPKRVAKMYVNEIFGGLLPENKPGISTFSNKYKYRQMLVEKDITVYSFCEHHFLPIIGKAHVAYISKGEVIGLSKINRLVDYYAKRPQVQERLTMQIVDALKIALGTKDVACIIDAKHLCVNCRGIKDTASSTITAELSGIFRTNPITRQEFLHYVGSHAKFD comes from the coding sequence ATGAATCACGATATCGATAACGACGACGATGTTTTCACCGGTAATAACCACACGCCGATGCGCAGCGATGCCTTTGATAAATCACCCGAGGAAAAGGTAGAAATCATTGAGCATCATTTCTATAAGATTATGGAAACGCTGGGGATGGATATGGCCGATGATTCCCTAAAAGATTCCCCGAAACGGGTAGCCAAAATGTACGTGAATGAAATCTTTGGCGGCCTTCTTCCGGAGAACAAACCTGGGATTTCTACCTTCTCGAATAAATATAAATACCGGCAGATGCTGGTGGAGAAAGATATCACCGTGTATTCCTTCTGTGAGCATCATTTCCTGCCGATTATCGGTAAAGCGCATGTCGCTTATATCTCTAAGGGTGAAGTGATCGGACTTTCTAAAATTAACCGTCTGGTGGATTATTATGCAAAGCGCCCGCAGGTACAGGAAAGACTGACGATGCAGATTGTGGATGCGCTGAAGATCGCCCTCGGGACGAAGGATGTCGCCTGTATTATTGATGCCAAACACCTTTGCGTGAACTGCCGCGGTATTAAGGATACGGCCAGTTCTACCATTACCGCAGAGCTTAGCGGGATCTTCCGTACCAACCCCATTACGCGCCAAGAGTTTCTGCATTATGTAGGGAGCCATGCAAAATTTGATTAA